The genomic window AACTATTTTTTCTTATTGGCAACTGTTTTTCTTGGACCTTTTCTTGTTCTAGCGTTTTGCTTTGAAGATTGTCCCCTAACTGGTAGCCCTTTTCTGTGTCTTATTCCTCTATAACACCCAATTTCCATCAATCTTTTAATGTTTAATGAGACCTTACGTCTTAAATCACCTTCGGTTGTTATTTTTGAGATTTCGGATGATATTCTTTTAGATTGTTCCTCAGTTAAATCTTTTACTCTGATATCTTCACTTATCTTACAATTATCTAAAACATGTTTAGACATTGAAAGTCCAATACCATAAATATAGGTTAGACTAATGACAACTCTTTTATTATTTGGTATCTCTACCCCGTTTATACGAGCCATTTATACTTTTCCTTTCTGACTTTATAATGCAAAAATTAAACTTTAAATAATTAGCCTTGTCTTTGCTTATGCTTTGGTTGTGCACAAATTATCATAACACGACCTTTTCTTTTAATAACACGACACTTATCGCATATTCTTTTCACAGATGATCTTACTTTCATCTTTCTAACCCCTTTTTCTATAAATTAAGTTAGTTTATCAACTATATTGACCACTTATAAATTAAGTAGTCTCATTTTTTTGTCTATAAGTTATACGCCCACGTGTTGGGTCATAAGGAGAAATAGCGACTGTTACTTTATCACCGGGTACAATTCGAATGTAGTTCATACGAATTTTACCCGAAACGTGAGCGTCAATAATAACGTCGTTTTCTAATTTAACCTTAAATTTTGTGTTGGGTAGCACTTCTACCACAACTGCTTCTACTTCTAAATAATCTTCTTTAGACATTAAATCCTCCATTAGTCTTCCCAGGCGGTTAGTATTTCATAACCATATTCTGTGACTAAGATTGTATGCTCATAATGAGCAGCCATACTATTATCCGCAGACCTTACCGTTCATTGGTCTTTTTCCACTATGGTTTTTGGGGTTCCTATTTGAACCATTGGTTCAATACATATTGTCATTCCCTTTACAAGTCTTATACCTGTTTTTTCTTTTCCAACATTTGGAATTTGAGGGTCTTCATGCATTTCATAGCCTATCCCATGTCCACAATAAGCGGTTGGCAAGTGAAAACCTTTTTCTTCAATAATTTTTTGAACAGTAGAAGATAAGGTTCCGATTCGTACACCGGCTTTAATTTGTTCAATTGCCAAGAATAATGATTCTTTTGTAATCTTTACAAGTTCTATATCCTTTTCATTTTTTGGCTTACCACAAATAGTTGTAAATGCAGCATCTAAATGCATATCATTATATATTAGACCCGCATCTATTGAAATAATGTCACCATTTTCTATTTCTCTATCTTGTGGTATACCATGAATTAGTTGTTCATTTATAGATACACAAATATATTTTGGATATCCCATATAATTTTTAAAGTTACTATCACAATTATTTTCTTTCAAAAAGTTAGCAAATATTTTATCCAAATCTAAGCAATTAAAACCTGGTTTAATACTTTCTTTTAATAAGGTTAGCGCTCTTCCTAAGAGCTTTCCGCCAATCCTCATATCATCTATTTGTTTATTATTCTTAATTGTTATATTCATTAAATCTTTAATCCATCATAAACGGTTTTAATAAATTCCTCAATATTGTGATCGCCTATATTTACATTAAATATTCTTTCGTTATAGTAATCTAGTAAGGGCGATGTTTGTTCTTTATAGACCTGTAATCTAATTGCAATATTTTCAGGAAGATCATCTTTTCTTGTTAATAATTTTTCTCCATCAAAATCACACACACCTTCTTTTAAGGGCGCTTTTGTTTTCTTATTATAAATAGATTGACACTTGCTACAGACAAGCCTATTTTTCAATCTATTAACAACTATTTCTTCTTGAATATCAATGTAGATTACTTTATCTAATTTTGAATTATTTTCTATGAGAAAATCATCTAATGCTTGGGCTTGGAAAACTGTTCTAGGGAATCCGTCATAAATTAAATTATCAAAATAATTATTTTTCTTAATATAATCCTTGACCATATCTATTGTTATATGATCTGGGACATATTTACCACTTTCAAGATATTTCTTCGCATCTAAACCAAGTTTTGTTTTATTATCTATATTTTTTCTAAATAAATCGCCGGTTGACATATGAAGCATTTTCTTTTCTTTTTCTAAATGTTCTGAAAAAGTACCCTTACCACTTCCTGGTAAACCTAATAAAAGTAAATTCATTATTATCCCCCTTGTTATCAAATATGTGATTTTTTTGATGATTCAACAACTTTAACATTTTTATTCTTACGGTTAACGAACTCTTGTTCAATAAGTCTACTTTTAATTTGTTGAATAGTTTGAATTGAAACAGAAATAACAATAATCAATCCAGTCCCTCCAATAGCTAAGCTACTTGGAAGGTTTGTTAATTTCGAAATTACATATGGTAATACAGCAATAAATGCAAGAAAGAATGAACCCATTCAACTAAGCCTATTGATCGTTGCGCTTATAAATTTCTCTGTGTCCTTCCCAGGTTTTATACCCGGGATAAATGTACCAGATTTTTGAAAGTTATCTGCAATTTTTTCAGGATTTATTTGAACTTGAGAATAAAGAAATGTAAATAAAATAGTTAATACTGCATAGATTATAATACCATGTCATGAACTAAATGACAAATAATTATTACAAAATAGCACAAATCAATTTGTTTTTCCACTGGAAATTAATATTTGAGAAATTGTTACGGGTGTAGAGATAATTGCACTTGCAAAAATAACCGGAATAACACCTGCATTATTTAATTTTAATGGTAAGTATGGTGTGTGTTCTGAGGAATCAACAAGGCCAGCACCAGTTTGTTGGATTGGTATTTTTCTTTCAACCTCATTCATAACAACAATCATATAAATAAGGAATAAGAATGCACATAAATATATTATAAATTTCAGAATACCATCTAATAGCACAGATGACTCGTCATTTTTATCAATTCAAAATTTAAATGTAGATATTATACTATTTGGCATTTTAGTAACAATACCAGCGAAGATAATAACAGAAACACCATTTCCAATACCTTTTAATGTTATTTGATCTGATAATCATAATAAGAAGAAACTTCCAGCTATCATAACAAGCGGAACTAACATATAATAAAATCAAGATGGACCTATACCACTATCACTACTTGACCATTTCGGACTAATTAATCCTTGTGATGTTAATGTAAATATTGTAGCAATTGATTGCATAATGGCAAATGGTATAGACAAAATTTTTGTAAGTTTATCTAGTTTTCTTTTACCTCTTTCCCCAGATTTTGATCAGTTGCTAAGCACAGGGATAACATCTGTTGATAATAATTGCACTATAATTGAAGCGGTAATATATGGTGATACACCAAGAGCAACAATTGAAAAGTTACCCAAAGTTCCTCCACCAAGTGTCGAAAGTAATTGAAAGAACTCACTATTGGACACATTTTGTGTATATGAAGGGGACAATGTAATACTAGGGATTGTGACAAAACTTAAAACCCTTATCAAAAGAATTATCATAAGTGTAATAAAAATTCTTTTAAATAAATCTTTGTTTCTCTTAAAAAAACTAGCATTACCAAAATTAATCGGATTTACTGAATTTTTATTTTTTTTATTTTTTTTATTTTTAATTACCTTAGATTTTCTTGTCTTCAAACCAGTAACAGTTGTCTTATCCAACATTAAATCACCTCTATTTTTCCGCCCGCTTTTTTAATACTTTCTTCTGCATTTTTAGATATTTTGTTAACTCTGACATTAATAACTTTATCTATTTTACCATTTCCTAATATTTTAACTAAAGTTTTTTTTGATTTAATAACCTTTTTTTCAATTAATGAGTCGTGGTTGATATCGGTCAAACCAAGGTTATTAATTGTTGATAAGTTAAGAATAACATATTCTTTTTTATTAATATTTGTAAAACCAACCTTAGGTATTCTCCTAAATAAAGGAGTTTGTCCACCTTCAAAGCCTGGCCTTACTCCGCCCCCGGAACGAGAATTTTGACCCTTATGTCCTCTTGTAGAAGTTTTACCTTTACCAGACGCCATTCCACGGCCAACACGAGTAACATCCTTTTTACTACCGGGAGTGTATTTTAATTCATGTAATTTCATATTTTTCCTCCTTAAGTAGTTGCGATTTGTTCAGTTTCCGGTTTTTTAACGGATTTATTAAATCTTAAAGCTTCTATCTGTGCCCTAGTCATCATTTGAGATAATCCATCAAGAGTTGCTCTAATCATATTTATTGGCGTATTTGATCCTAGTGATTTTGCATATACATCACTTATACCCGCTAATTCCATAACAGCCCTTGCTGGTCCTCCGGCAATGACACCAGTTCCTTTTTTCGCTGGTTTGATCATAACTTTACCAGCTCCAAAATGCCCAATAACATCATGAGGTATTGTTGTACCATCAAATGGGACTCTTACTAGATTTTTTCTAGCATCCTTCATTGCTTTTTTAATAGCATCGGGAACTTCATTTGCTTTACCAGTTCCAAGTCCGACTCTTCCTTTTTTATCACCAATAACCACAATTGCTGCAAATCTAAATCTACGACCACCTTTTGTTACCTTCGTAACTCTATTAATCTTAACAACCTTTTCTTCGAAAGATTTATCTCTTTGCATTGGTTTTCTTCTAAAAGATCCTTTGTCATCAGAACGAGAATTAGGTCCTTTTCCAAATTTAGAATTTCTTCCTTTCTCGAAGGGTGGCTTATTAGAATCGTTTTGATTAATATTTGTTTTTTCTTGAACTATGTTGGTTACTACTTTTTCATTTTCCATCATTTTCCTCCTTTACTAGAATTTAATTCCCTTTTCTCTTAGTGTTTCTGCAAATGCTTTGATTTTACCATGATAAATATATCCACTTCGGTCAAAAACTATTTCAATTATTTTTTTAGATTTCATTTTTTCTAAAATATCATTTCCAACCGCCTTTGCGGCGTCAATATTTGATGGGTTCTTTAAGCCCATTTTTAATGAATGTGCCGCAGCAATTGTTTCCCCTTTATTGTCATCTATTAATTGAGCATAAAAGAATCTATTTGATTTATAAACACATAATCTTGGTTTAGAAGATGTTCCAACTATTTTTTTTCTAATTCTAAGGTGTCTTTTTTGACGCGCTTTATTTTTAGTATGTTTCATAGGTCTCCTTAATTAGCTGTTACTTACCAGCTTTTTTTCCTTCTTTTCTTATTATGTGCTCATCTTTATATTTTATTCCCTTACCTTTATATGGTTCAGGTTGTCTATATGCTCTAATATGTGCCGCTGCTTGTCCCACAACTTGTTTATCTATTCCAGATAATTTTATAATAGTTGGTTTTGGAATTTCAACAGATACACCCTTGGGAATATGATACTCAACAGGGTGGGAATAACCCAATGATAGATTAATCTTATCACCAGCTAAAGCCGCTCTATAACCAACACCATTGATTTCTAATTCCTTTTCAAACCCTACACTAACACCCAATAACATTCAAGAAATTATTGAATTTGTTGTTCCGTGTAGCTGTTTTGTTGTTTTTACATCGTTGCTACGCTCTGTTTTAATACCTAAAGGTGTTGTAGTTATTTTTATTAAAGGTGAAAAAGATTTCTTCAATTCACCCTTAGCACCTTTAATGGTTATATCATTTCCATCAATCTTAATTTCAACTCCTGCCGGAATTTGCAATACTCTATTTCCTATACGTGACATTTTATCTTCCTTTGCCTATCTATCAAACAAAAGCCAAGACTTCACCACCAACATTTTGTTGGCGAGCTTGTTTGTCTGTCATAATCCCTTGTGATGTTGAAACTATTGCTATTCCTAATCCATTTAATACATGAGGTATATTCTCAGCTTTTGAAAAAACTCGCAGACCAGGTTTTGAAATTCTTTTTAAACCATGAATCACTCTATTCTTTCCTAAATATTTCAGTTTTACTACTAGATCTTTTCTAAAGTCATCAGATTCAACAAAATCTTCAATAAATCCTTCTTTTTTTAAGATATCAGCTATATGTTTTTTTTCCTTGCTTCCCGGAATTAGCACATCCTTGTGATATCTTTGATTCGCATTTCTAATGCGAGTTAACATATCTGCAATAACGTCTGTTGTCATTTTATATATTCTCCTTAAATCTTAGTCTATCAGCTTGCTTTAGTAACACCGGGTAGTTGTCCTTTATATGCAAATTCTCTAAAACATATTCTGCACAATTTAAATCTCTTTAAAACTGAATGTGGTCTTCCACAATTTTCACATCTTGTATACTCTCTAACCTTAAATTTTTGTTTTTTATGTTGTTTAACAATTAATGATTTCTTAGCCATTAAATACCCCCTATTTCGTAAACGGCATACCAATTTTTTCCAACAATTTCATTGAATCCTCACTTGAATTTGTTGATGTAACTATTGTAATATCCATTCCTCTAATTTTTTTAACCTTATCATAATCAATTTCTGGAAAAATTATTTGTTCCTTAATTCCTAATGAATAATTGCCGAAATTATCGAAACTTTTTTTTGATACACCTCTAAAGTCACGAACTCTTGGCAAGGCAACCGATATAAGTTTC from Spiroplasma endosymbiont of Aspidapion aeneum includes these protein-coding regions:
- the rpsM gene encoding 30S ribosomal protein S13, yielding MARINGVEIPNNKRVVISLTYIYGIGLSMSKHVLDNCKISEDIRVKDLTEEQSKRISSEISKITTEGDLRRKVSLNIKRLMEIGCYRGIRHRKGLPVRGQSSKQNARTRKGPRKTVANKKK
- the rpmJ gene encoding 50S ribosomal protein L36, giving the protein MKVRSSVKRICDKCRVIKRKGRVMIICAQPKHKQRQG
- the infA gene encoding translation initiation factor IF-1 — protein: MSKEDYLEVEAVVVEVLPNTKFKVKLENDVIIDAHVSGKIRMNYIRIVPGDKVTVAISPYDPTRGRITYRQKNETT
- the map gene encoding type I methionyl aminopeptidase, with amino-acid sequence MNITIKNNKQIDDMRIGGKLLGRALTLLKESIKPGFNCLDLDKIFANFLKENNCDSNFKNYMGYPKYICVSINEQLIHGIPQDREIENGDIISIDAGLIYNDMHLDAAFTTICGKPKNEKDIELVKITKESLFLAIEQIKAGVRIGTLSSTVQKIIEEKGFHLPTAYCGHGIGYEMHEDPQIPNVGKEKTGIRLVKGMTICIEPMVQIGTPKTIVEKDQWTVRSADNSMAAHYEHTILVTEYGYEILTAWED
- a CDS encoding adenylate kinase gives rise to the protein MNLLLLGLPGSGKGTFSEHLEKEKKMLHMSTGDLFRKNIDNKTKLGLDAKKYLESGKYVPDHITIDMVKDYIKKNNYFDNLIYDGFPRTVFQAQALDDFLIENNSKLDKVIYIDIQEEIVVNRLKNRLVCSKCQSIYNKKTKAPLKEGVCDFDGEKLLTRKDDLPENIAIRLQVYKEQTSPLLDYYNERIFNVNIGDHNIEEFIKTVYDGLKI
- the secY gene encoding preprotein translocase subunit SecY, translated to MLDKTTVTGLKTRKSKVIKNKKNKKNKNSVNPINFGNASFFKRNKDLFKRIFITLMIILLIRVLSFVTIPSITLSPSYTQNVSNSEFFQLLSTLGGGTLGNFSIVALGVSPYITASIIVQLLSTDVIPVLSNWSKSGERGKRKLDKLTKILSIPFAIMQSIATIFTLTSQGLISPKWSSSDSGIGPSWFYYMLVPLVMIAGSFFLLWLSDQITLKGIGNGVSVIIFAGIVTKMPNSIISTFKFWIDKNDESSVLLDGILKFIIYLCAFLFLIYMIVVMNEVERKIPIQQTGAGLVDSSEHTPYLPLKLNNAGVIPVIFASAIISTPVTISQILISSGKTNWFVLFCNNYLSFSSWHGIIIYAVLTILFTFLYSQVQINPEKIADNFQKSGTFIPGIKPGKDTEKFISATINRLSWMGSFFLAFIAVLPYVISKLTNLPSSLAIGGTGLIIVISVSIQTIQQIKSRLIEQEFVNRKNKNVKVVESSKKSHIW
- the rplO gene encoding 50S ribosomal protein L15 gives rise to the protein MKLHELKYTPGSKKDVTRVGRGMASGKGKTSTRGHKGQNSRSGGGVRPGFEGGQTPLFRRIPKVGFTNINKKEYVILNLSTINNLGLTDINHDSLIEKKVIKSKKTLVKILGNGKIDKVINVRVNKISKNAEESIKKAGGKIEVI
- the rpsE gene encoding 30S ribosomal protein S5, whose product is MENEKVVTNIVQEKTNINQNDSNKPPFEKGRNSKFGKGPNSRSDDKGSFRRKPMQRDKSFEEKVVKINRVTKVTKGGRRFRFAAIVVIGDKKGRVGLGTGKANEVPDAIKKAMKDARKNLVRVPFDGTTIPHDVIGHFGAGKVMIKPAKKGTGVIAGGPARAVMELAGISDVYAKSLGSNTPINMIRATLDGLSQMMTRAQIEALRFNKSVKKPETEQIATT
- the rplR gene encoding 50S ribosomal protein L18 produces the protein MKHTKNKARQKRHLRIRKKIVGTSSKPRLCVYKSNRFFYAQLIDDNKGETIAAAHSLKMGLKNPSNIDAAKAVGNDILEKMKSKKIIEIVFDRSGYIYHGKIKAFAETLREKGIKF
- the rplF gene encoding 50S ribosomal protein L6, with translation MSRIGNRVLQIPAGVEIKIDGNDITIKGAKGELKKSFSPLIKITTTPLGIKTERSNDVKTTKQLHGTTNSIISWMLLGVSVGFEKELEINGVGYRAALAGDKINLSLGYSHPVEYHIPKGVSVEIPKPTIIKLSGIDKQVVGQAAAHIRAYRQPEPYKGKGIKYKDEHIIRKEGKKAGK
- the rpsH gene encoding 30S ribosomal protein S8, which codes for MTTDVIADMLTRIRNANQRYHKDVLIPGSKEKKHIADILKKEGFIEDFVESDDFRKDLVVKLKYLGKNRVIHGLKRISKPGLRVFSKAENIPHVLNGLGIAIVSTSQGIMTDKQARQQNVGGEVLAFVW
- a CDS encoding type Z 30S ribosomal protein S14, whose protein sequence is MAKKSLIVKQHKKQKFKVREYTRCENCGRPHSVLKRFKLCRICFREFAYKGQLPGVTKASW